In a genomic window of Mycolicibacterium neoaurum VKM Ac-1815D:
- a CDS encoding SDR family oxidoreductase, translated as METVVVITGGAGGMGVATARIVGRDQQVVLADVRADRLDGAVTALAGFGVAATPVHCDVTDRRAVDALYATATELGPVTAVVHTAGVSPAMGDAEYIMRTNVFGTVHINEAFFGSVGPGGAIVNVASMAAHLLPESLIPVDRFPEALQDECAFLADVLPACAVAGDEKRSAIAYGISKNFVKWYSSAQAERFNGRGLRIVSVSPGAVDTEMGRLEEAGGADAVVSDAAVPRWGTAEEMAELFAFCISDRAGYLTGTDILNDGGVVASIRERARVRHG; from the coding sequence ATGGAAACGGTAGTGGTGATCACGGGCGGGGCCGGCGGTATGGGTGTGGCCACGGCGAGGATCGTCGGGCGTGATCAACAGGTGGTCCTGGCCGATGTACGTGCCGACCGACTCGACGGCGCGGTGACGGCACTGGCCGGATTCGGGGTTGCGGCAACGCCTGTTCATTGCGATGTCACCGACCGGCGGGCCGTCGATGCGCTGTACGCCACCGCGACCGAACTGGGCCCGGTGACGGCCGTCGTGCACACCGCAGGGGTGAGTCCCGCCATGGGAGACGCCGAATACATCATGCGCACCAACGTGTTCGGCACGGTACACATCAACGAGGCGTTCTTCGGCTCCGTCGGACCGGGTGGCGCGATAGTGAACGTCGCGTCAATGGCCGCACACCTTCTGCCGGAGTCCCTCATCCCCGTCGATCGGTTCCCAGAGGCGCTCCAGGATGAGTGTGCGTTCTTGGCCGATGTGTTGCCCGCCTGTGCGGTTGCCGGGGACGAGAAACGCTCCGCTATCGCGTACGGCATCAGCAAGAACTTCGTGAAGTGGTACAGCAGTGCCCAGGCCGAACGGTTCAATGGCCGCGGGCTGCGCATTGTCTCGGTGTCACCGGGAGCAGTCGACACCGAGATGGGCAGGTTGGAGGAGGCCGGCGGTGCCGACGCGGTGGTCTCCGACGCCGCGGTGCCTCGGTGGGGCACAGCCGAGGAGATGGCCGAGTTGTTCGCCTTCTGCATCAGTGACCGCGCGGGCTATCTCACCGGAACCGACATCCTCAACGACGGCGGGGTTGTCGCCTCCATCAGGGAGCGGGCCCGGGTGCGCCACGGCTGA